The stretch of DNA CCACTGAAAATGTTCCACCGACTTTTTGAAGAAACCCGCGGTCGACACGGACACGTGGCGATCCAGGGAAACCCTTTTCAAAATGACGACCTGACTGCATTGCTCAACGAGGCGGAAGAGTTTCGAAATCTTGGCGAGAACGTGATTATCAAACTGCCGGCCACTGTGGAGGGTGCTCAGGCACTGGAGGAACTGACGGCTCGCGGCTGGTCCACGATCGGCACGATGAGTTTTTCGGTGGATCAGTACATCCATATGGCCGAAGCGCATCGTCGCGGATTGCAGCGAACAACTCAGCGACCCAGGTGTCTGATCACCATGCTGCCCGGGATGTTTGACGACTACCTTGCGGAGGATGCCGATCGACGCGGTGTCGAAATTTCGAACGAGGTGAGGTGTCAGGCGGGGATTTGTACGGCCCGAGCCGCCTGGAGGATCTGGCGAGAACGAAATTATGAAGCCGGAATTCTTTCCGGAGGTGCCAGTTCAACCACACACTGGACGCAGCTGGTGGGACACGGGATGGCGATGACTCTTTCGGGAAAACTGACCGCCGCGCTGATCGAGCAGTCGCCATCGGTGCAAAAGCGGGTTGATGCCGCCACGTCGCATCCGGTGATTGAAGAACTGCGAGTCAAGTTCCCCGATTTCGTCAACGCGTGTGAACAGGGATCCCTGAAGCCGGAAGAGTTTCGAGATTATGGACCGGTCGTTCGGTTTCAGAACAGTCTGGCCGGTGGCATTCAGGTCATCCTGAACCAGATGCGGACACGGCAATGAAGGCCCTGGTGAAGACTGCGGCCGGTATCGGTCACCTCGAATTGCTGGATCTGCCGGAGCCGATTCCCGCACCCGATCAGTTGAAAGTGCAGGTCAAATTTGGGGCGATCTGCGGGACCGATCTTCATATCTGTGATGACGAATATGTGAATTGTCCGCCGATGGTGCTGGGCCACGAAATGTCGGGCGTGGTCGTTGAAGCGGGTGAGCAGGTGACAAAGTTCCAGGTTGGCGATCGAGTGACCTCGGAAACATTCAGGTACACCTGTGGCCGATGTCGCTTTTGTCGGGACGGACTGATTGGGCTGTGTCCTGATCGACGCAGTATGGGGGTGCATGTCGATGGTGCGTTTGCTGAATACGTCTGTCAAAGAGAAGAAAGTCTGCACCGTCTGCCCGACAATGTCAGCTTTGAAGCCGGTGCAATGTCGGAACCGACTGCGGTTGCCGTCAGGGCCGTGTATGAGCGGGCGACGATCTCGGCCGGTGACGTGGTTCTCATCTCAGGGCCGGGGGTGATTGGCCTGCTGTGTCTGCAGGCCGTCAAAGCACACGAGGCCCGAGTGATTCTGGTTGGGACCGCTGGAGATGAGCAGCGTCTGGCCCTGGGGCGGGAACTGGGAGCAGACCTCATCATCAACACTCAGACCGACTCTCTGGATGCGGTCCTTGAATTCACCGACGGGCTGGGAGCCGATGTTGCTGTGGAGTGCGCTGGTTCAGCGGCATCTTTGGATCAATGTATTACGTTGGTGCGCAAGGCGGCTCAGGTTGTCACCGTGGGTTTACCCGGTCGGCCGGTTTCGGTCGATCTGGACCAGGCGATCATCAAGGAACTGACCATACTTCCGAGTTTTACTTACTCTCATGAGACTTGGCGACGGGCCCTGGAACTGCTGGAAGCGGGTAAGATCAGCACCACTCCGCTGGTCAGCCGGCGGTTTCCGCTGACAGAATGGAAAACGGCGTTTGAAACGGTGCGGTCCAGGCAGGGCCTCAAATGCCTGCTGGAGCCGGTTGGCTGAAACGGCACCGGTTCCAGGATTGACATCAATCACCCCGCACCGATGACCAACCTGCATTTTAGTCGGATGGGCGAACGTCAGGCGGACCGCATGGTCCTCGACTGAGGATCGAATGTCATTTTCCGACCTGTCCAGTAGGATTGAGCACTCAGAATGCAGGCCACCGAATGACC from Fuerstiella sp. encodes:
- a CDS encoding zinc-binding dehydrogenase, which encodes MKALVKTAAGIGHLELLDLPEPIPAPDQLKVQVKFGAICGTDLHICDDEYVNCPPMVLGHEMSGVVVEAGEQVTKFQVGDRVTSETFRYTCGRCRFCRDGLIGLCPDRRSMGVHVDGAFAEYVCQREESLHRLPDNVSFEAGAMSEPTAVAVRAVYERATISAGDVVLISGPGVIGLLCLQAVKAHEARVILVGTAGDEQRLALGRELGADLIINTQTDSLDAVLEFTDGLGADVAVECAGSAASLDQCITLVRKAAQVVTVGLPGRPVSVDLDQAIIKELTILPSFTYSHETWRRALELLEAGKISTTPLVSRRFPLTEWKTAFETVRSRQGLKCLLEPVG